One window of the Betta splendens chromosome 21, fBetSpl5.4, whole genome shotgun sequence genome contains the following:
- the hoxd12a gene encoding homeobox protein Hox-D12a: MEMCERNPLNPGYVGSLLNFAPPDSLYFSNLRGNGAHIAGLHQIPYNRREVCTLPWTSSSSCTPGPAAPPPQNRAFGGYCPPFLSSSSSGGHVKPHAEESARCFQDASHKTEEPGRQDDVYGGDRTYSDPGSRSHVSTAQIDADSTDPLNVNGTKQEPNPLHPSSSHSCSRTTFAEGVPWCSSHVKTRKKRKPYSKPQLAELENEFMVNEFINRQKRKELSDRLDLSDQQVKIWFQNRRMKKKRLMMREQAFPTY, from the exons ATGGAAATGTGTGAGAGGAATCCTTTAAATCCGGGCTATGTTGGTTCTCTGTTGAATTTTGCTCCCCCCGACTCGCTGTATTTCTCCAATTTGCGCGGCAATGGAGCCCACATAGCCGGGCTGCATCAGATTCCTTATAATAGGCGAGAGGTGTGCACGCTCCCGTGGACTTCCTCAAGTTCGTGCACGCCCGGAccggcagcgccgccgccacagAACCGCGCCTTCGGGGGCTACTGTCCGCCGttcctgtccagctccagctccggcggCCACGTCAAGCCTCACGCGGAGGAGTCCGCTCGGTGCTTTCAGGACGCGAGCCACAAGACCGAGGAGCCTGGCCGGCAGGATGACGTTTACGGCGGTGACCGCACTTACTCCGACCCCGGCAGCCGGTCTCACGTTTCCACGGCCCAGATTGATGCGGATTCGACGGATCCACTTAATGTAAACGGGACCAAACAGGAGCCGAATCCTCTTCATCCATCATCAAGCCACTCGTGCTCCAGGACTACTTTTGCTGAAG GTGTCCCATGGTGCTCGTCGCACGTGAAgaccaggaagaagaggaagcctTACTCGAAGCCACAGCTGGCTGAACTTGAGAATGAATTTATGGTCAATGAATTCataaacagacagaaacgaAAGGAGCTGTCTGacagactggacctgagcgACCAACAGGTGAAAATATGGTTTCAGAACCGgcggatgaagaagaagagactGATGATGCGAGAACAAGCGTTCCCTACGTACTGA